A window from Ananas comosus cultivar F153 unplaced genomic scaffold, ASM154086v1, whole genome shotgun sequence encodes these proteins:
- the LOC109704057 gene encoding protein FAR-RED IMPAIRED RESPONSE 1-like, translating to MDEERNSEVRDVNILAQEIGMSFINFEAVFNFYKHNAQELGFGVVKRTTKMTDGKATYVMIACSRHGKMHRTVTNLRPRPSVVKTNCLTRINVVINVDSSCVISKIVLEHNHILSPYKSRFFSCNRVIDPSIKRRLDLNDRTGIRLNKNFNSIAVEAGGYENLTFGENDARNYIEKVRRLRLGEGDGEAICNYFREMQERNGNFFYSIDLDDDSRLRNVFWADARSRTAYECFGDVITFDSTYLTNKYDMPFAPFVGVNHHGQSILLGCGLLSTKDTESFVWLFRNWLSCMSERAPKAIITDQDKAMQNAIARVFPNTRHRWCLWHITKKIPEKLRSYGEYHSMKSVMMDAIYESLTEIEFEEKWKRMIACYALENNQWLSGLYEERHKWIPAYVKDTFWAGMSTTQRSESMNAFFDGYVNSKTSLKQFVEQYESAIKNKAEKEAELDYKSFSSVIPCISRYAFEKQFQDVYTITKFREFQAELKELLHCETSLLSSTGSVYSYQVNEYGDGGKDVPFTVYFDEGTSLVSCICRLFEYKGILCRHSIAVLVHRKLMIVPNSYILTRWRKDVRRRYTRVKTWHKNLGSTAEIYRYEVVCSNMYDIADIAAESDEKCEVALRTLRDLKTKLEYTSSSKGSNDIEYSPIAATPSNGASDDRSNDRRVLSPLPVRSKGRPPSKRKESMTDKVVRRLKMKGNKQ from the exons ATGGATGAAGAAAGAAACAGTGAGGTCAGAGACGTAAATATTTTGGCACAAGAAATTGGAATGtcttttatcaattttgaagccgtttttaatttctataagcATAACGCACAAGAATTAGGATTTGGAGTTGTAAAGAGGACAACTAAAATGACTGATGGCAAGGCTACGTATGTAATGATCGCATGCTCTCGTCATGGAAAAATGCATCGGACTGTGACGAATCTTCGTCCTCGTCCATCGGTGGTGAAGACGAACTGTCTTACGAggataaatgttgtaataaatGTGGATTCATCTTGTGTAATAAGTAAAATTGTACTTGAGCATAATCACATCCTAAGTCCTTATAAGTCTCGATTTTTTTCCTGCAATCGAGTTATAGATCCGAGCATCAAAAGGCGGCTTGATCTTAATGATCGTACTGGAATCAGattgaacaaaaattttaattctattgctGTTGAAGCTGGTGGGTATGAAAACTTAACATTTGGAGAGAATGATGCTCgtaattatattgaaaaagtcCGTCGGCTACGACTTGGTGAAG GTGACGGCGAggcaatttgtaattattttagagaaatgcaagagagaaatggaaactttttttattctataGATCTAGACGATGATTCTCGGCTTCGCAATGTCTTTTGGGCAGATGCTCGGAGTAGAACGGCGTATGAATGTTTCGGAGATGTAATTACTTTTGACTCGACATATCTAACAAATAAGTACGATATGCCATTTGCCCCTTTCGTTGGTGTTAACCATCATGGACAGTCGATCTTGTTGGGATGCGGCCTACTCTCCACTAAAGATACAGAATCGTTTGTATGGCTCTTTCGGAATTGGTTGTCATGCATGTCCGAGCGTGCCCCCAAAGCAATAATCACAGATCAAGATAAAGCGATGCAAAATGCTATCGCACGTGTCTTTCCTAATACTCGGCATCGATGGTGCTTATGGCACATAACAAAAAAGATACCGGAAAAGCTAAGAAGCTATGGCGAATATCATTCGATGAAGAGCGTGATGATGGATGCTATTTATGAATCACTGACAGAAATTGAATTTGAGGAAAAATGGAAGAGAATGATAGCTTGTTATGCACTTGAAAATAATCAGTGGTTGTCAGGCCTGTACGAGGAAAGACATAAGTGGATACCAGCTTATGTGAAGGATACATTTTGGGCTGGAATGTCCACAACACAGCGTAGCGAAAGTATGAATGCATTTTTTGATGGGTATGTGAACTCGAAAACTTCATTAAAACAATTCGTTGAGCAATATGAAAgcgcaataaaaaataaagctgAAAAAGAAGCAGAATTAGACTACAAATCATTCAGCTCAGTCATCCCGTGTATCAGCCGTTATGCATTTGAGAAGCAATTTCAAGATGTATACACGATTACGAAATTTAGAGAATTTCAGGCAGAGTTGAAGGAATTATTGCATTGTGAGACCTCCTTATTGTCTTCGACGGGCAGTGTGTATTCTTATCAAGTAAATGAGTATGGCGACGGAGGTAAAGATGTACCCTTCACAGTATATTTTGATGAAGGTACCTCTCTAGTAAGTTGTATTTGCCGTCTATTTGAGTATAAAGGTATTTTATGTCGACATTCAATTGCCGTCCTAGTTCATAGGAAGTTGATGATTGTCCCAAATTCGTACATATTAACACGTTGGAGGAAGGATGTCAGACGGAGGTATACCCGCGTGAAGACATGGCATAAGAACTTAGGGAGCACCGCTGAAATTTATCGATACGAAGTAGTATGTAGTAATATGTATGACATTGCAGACATAGCTGCTGAGTCCGATGAGAAATGTGAAGTTGCATTACGTACGTTGCGAGATTTGAAGACCAAATTGGAATACACTTCATCATCCAAGGGGAGCAATGATATTGAATATTCGCCGATTGCGGCAACACCTTCGAATGGTGCGTCGGATGATAGAAGTAATGACCGGAGAGTTCTAAGCCCGCTACCAGTTCGCAGTAAAGGCCGCCCgccaagcaaaagaaaagagtcAATGACCGATAAAGTTGTACGACGGTTGAAGATGAAAGGCAATAAGCAATAG